One stretch of Roseovarius mucosus DNA includes these proteins:
- a CDS encoding universal stress protein, whose protein sequence is MYRKIIVGLSLEHGISESALEVARALRADGGEIIALHAYEPVQGSVRAYLDEEVVEGAYKRAQAQLAERVAGAPDVTPVMLRGHSGRAITDYAEKQGADCIIVGSHKPGLSDFLLGSTAARVVRHAPCAVHVLR, encoded by the coding sequence ATGTATCGCAAAATCATTGTCGGCCTGTCGCTGGAACACGGGATCAGCGAAAGCGCGTTGGAGGTTGCCCGCGCGCTGCGTGCTGACGGGGGCGAGATCATCGCCCTGCACGCCTATGAGCCGGTCCAAGGCTCGGTGCGGGCCTATCTGGATGAAGAGGTGGTCGAAGGTGCCTATAAGCGCGCGCAGGCGCAATTGGCCGAGCGGGTGGCGGGGGCGCCCGACGTGACGCCTGTGATGCTGCGCGGTCATTCGGGACGGGCGATTACAGATTATGCCGAAAAGCAGGGTGCGGATTGCATCATCGTCGGGTCGCACAAACCGGGGCTGAGCGACTTTCTCTTGGGCTCGACGGCGGCGCGGGTGGTGCGGCATGCGCCCTGCGCCGTGCATGTGCTGCGCTAG